The Helicobacteraceae bacterium genome includes a region encoding these proteins:
- a CDS encoding LTA synthase family protein translates to MRNLSALLKPFALFYLVSLTVFAVFRVALAAFYAPDDAASGDLIKLFIIGARMDTIVLCALLFFPVIWTLLFDRKVTALNRFYLAFAAALLAFFEIVSIGFFDQYGLRPNHLFFDYLDRPKEIFYMLIFAYPVLTAIGVLLTIMAAFLGYKTGSIKARETPLKTRLIAAPFIIACLLLGARSSVGMSAANLGTATFSASQQLNEIASNGTYSALYALYQLRGEVDLSGYGTMSEEEIFARTGFGARVFSGKTPQDLPNIVIILWESMGAEFVGALGGLALTPNFDALGEEGLLFANLYATGTRTNRGVEAVFAGFSPIVGALVPKLPKAQNDFWTIASHLAPLGYRCEFYYGGDANFDNMSRFLGANGFAIRSYFARGEGYDGRWGGDDLSVFAAANREFSRAKEPFCAAILTLSSHLPFDYPEGFIKPYNSPAATQENAALFADYALGEFFKAAKKEPYYKNTIFLVVADHTIKVRGGDLFAPLKAYHIPALFVGKGVSAAKNDAIASQIDLLPTLLALIGDDRPHPLVGRNLLDDRGGGAVMQYGLEFAYFDGEIATILRPNGVITQAALDENGSYVNRADFAPDENGEYRRVLEDTALERALDEERLRDAQARLLLPNLLYQKRLHSLGAVE, encoded by the coding sequence GTGCGAAACCTATCGGCTTTATTAAAACCCTTCGCGTTGTTTTACTTGGTCTCTTTGACTGTTTTCGCCGTTTTCAGAGTCGCGCTCGCCGCGTTCTACGCGCCTGACGACGCGGCGAGCGGCGATCTTATTAAGCTCTTTATAATCGGCGCTAGAATGGATACGATCGTCCTTTGCGCCCTGCTGTTTTTCCCCGTTATATGGACGCTTCTTTTTGATCGCAAGGTTACGGCGCTAAATCGTTTTTATCTGGCGTTCGCGGCGGCTTTATTGGCTTTTTTCGAGATCGTGTCAATCGGATTTTTCGATCAATACGGCTTGCGTCCAAATCACCTATTTTTTGATTACCTAGATCGCCCAAAAGAGATATTTTATATGTTGATCTTCGCCTATCCAGTTTTAACCGCGATCGGCGTTTTATTAACGATCATGGCGGCGTTCTTGGGCTATAAAACGGGTTCGATCAAAGCGCGCGAAACGCCGCTAAAAACGCGCCTGATCGCGGCGCCGTTTATAATCGCGTGTCTGCTACTTGGCGCGCGATCGAGCGTTGGAATGTCGGCGGCAAATCTCGGAACGGCGACGTTTAGCGCCTCTCAACAGCTTAACGAGATCGCCTCTAACGGAACCTATTCGGCTCTTTACGCGCTGTATCAGTTAAGAGGAGAGGTTGATCTAAGCGGTTACGGAACGATGAGCGAAGAGGAAATTTTCGCGAGAACCGGTTTTGGCGCGCGCGTTTTTAGCGGCAAAACGCCGCAAGATTTGCCCAACATAGTTATTATCCTGTGGGAGAGTATGGGCGCGGAGTTTGTGGGCGCGCTTGGCGGTCTAGCGCTAACGCCCAATTTCGACGCGCTCGGCGAAGAGGGTTTGCTGTTTGCCAATCTATACGCGACGGGGACGCGAACCAATCGCGGCGTGGAGGCGGTTTTCGCGGGTTTTTCGCCGATCGTCGGCGCGCTCGTTCCCAAACTGCCCAAAGCGCAAAACGACTTTTGGACGATCGCCTCTCACCTTGCGCCGCTTGGCTATAGGTGCGAGTTTTACTACGGCGGCGACGCGAATTTCGACAATATGAGCCGCTTTTTAGGCGCCAACGGGTTTGCGATCCGCTCCTATTTTGCGCGCGGCGAGGGCTACGACGGCAGGTGGGGCGGCGACGATCTAAGCGTTTTTGCGGCGGCAAACCGCGAATTTTCGCGCGCGAAAGAGCCGTTTTGCGCCGCGATCTTGACGCTCTCGTCTCATCTGCCCTTCGATTATCCCGAAGGTTTTATCAAGCCGTATAACTCCCCCGCCGCGACGCAAGAGAACGCGGCGCTTTTCGCCGATTACGCGCTTGGCGAGTTTTTCAAAGCGGCGAAAAAAGAACCATACTATAAAAACACGATCTTTTTAGTCGTCGCCGATCACACGATCAAAGTGCGCGGCGGCGATCTGTTCGCGCCGCTTAAAGCCTACCATATCCCCGCGCTTTTTGTGGGCAAAGGCGTTAGCGCGGCGAAAAACGACGCGATCGCCTCTCAAATCGATCTGCTTCCCACGCTCTTAGCGCTAATTGGCGACGATCGCCCGCACCCGTTGGTCGGACGTAATCTGTTAGACGATCGCGGCGGCGGCGCGGTTATGCAATACGGCTTGGAGTTTGCCTATTTCGACGGCGAAATAGCGACAATTTTGCGCCCAAACGGCGTTATTACGCAGGCGGCGCTCGACGAGAACGGAAGCTATGTCAATCGGGCGGATTTTGCGCCCGACGAAAACGGCGAATATCGGCGCGTTTTGGAGGATACGGCGCTCGAACGGGCGCTTGACGAAGAGCGTCTGCGCGACGCGCAAGCTAGGCTGCTGCTGCCTAACTTACTTTACCAAAAGCGCCTTCACAGCCTCGGCGCGGTAGAATAG
- a CDS encoding glycosyltransferase family 9 protein, producing MQANSICIIRLSALGDICLFLPTLNALRRSFPNANVVWIIGKAEAELIEGIDGVEPIVYDKKSGLAGMFAIGAKLKNRRFDYLLMAQEALRASILSLFIRADKRVGFDRDRAKDFQRLFTNAQIAPNPNCHMIENYLDFARFLGADTGAIQYDLFIPDKAIREAEAIARGESYCVVSPIANAVRRNWRNWTIEGYAAAIDYIYERYKLNAIVTGCQADRQAAEAIARVAKAPFINAVGKTSVKCLLALIKNARFTLAPDSGPGHFAAALSVPAIALLAAADPRRAAPYQTPSYAVDRYREALLKYSGKTPEEVKFGRRVRHQKAMSEITIDDVTAMIDKAMRDSAATRKE from the coding sequence GTGCAAGCAAACTCAATCTGTATTATCAGACTATCCGCGCTTGGCGATATATGCCTGTTTTTGCCGACGCTGAACGCTCTTCGCCGCTCCTTTCCTAACGCTAACGTCGTCTGGATTATCGGCAAAGCCGAAGCGGAGCTGATCGAGGGGATCGACGGCGTAGAGCCGATTGTCTATGACAAAAAAAGCGGCTTAGCGGGTATGTTCGCCATAGGCGCGAAACTCAAAAATCGCCGTTTTGACTATCTGCTGATGGCTCAAGAGGCGTTGCGCGCGAGCATTCTCTCGCTCTTTATCCGCGCCGATAAGCGCGTTGGTTTTGATCGCGATCGCGCCAAAGACTTCCAGCGGCTATTTACAAACGCCCAGATCGCGCCAAATCCAAACTGCCACATGATCGAAAACTATCTTGATTTCGCGCGGTTTTTGGGCGCGGATACCGGCGCGATCCAATACGATCTGTTTATACCCGACAAGGCGATTAGAGAGGCGGAGGCGATCGCGCGCGGCGAAAGCTACTGCGTCGTAAGCCCGATTGCCAACGCGGTTCGTAGGAATTGGCGAAACTGGACTATCGAAGGTTACGCGGCGGCGATCGACTATATTTACGAACGCTACAAACTGAACGCGATCGTAACGGGCTGCCAAGCCGATCGCCAAGCGGCGGAGGCGATCGCGCGCGTAGCCAAAGCGCCGTTTATTAACGCCGTCGGCAAAACAAGCGTCAAATGCCTGCTGGCGCTGATTAAAAACGCGCGATTTACGCTCGCGCCCGATAGCGGTCCGGGACATTTTGCCGCCGCGTTGAGCGTCCCCGCGATCGCGCTGTTAGCGGCTGCCGATCCGCGCCGCGCCGCGCCGTATCAGACGCCAAGCTACGCCGTCGATCGCTACCGCGAGGCTCTGCTAAAATATAGCGGCAAAACGCCCGAAGAGGTCAAGTTTGGGCGCCGCGTGCGCCATCAAAAAGCTATGAGCGAAATTACGATTGACGACGTAACGGCTATGATTGATAAAGCGATGCGAGATAGCGCCGCGACCAGGAAGGAATAA
- a CDS encoding KpsF/GutQ family sugar-phosphate isomerase, whose amino-acid sequence MIIESAKEAIAIEAREIASLADRIDGSFEGAAKAILACKGKVIVSGMGKSGLIGQKIAATLASTGTPSFFMHPAEAYHGDLGMVAADDAVLIISYSGETDEALKIVPFLQDQQNVIVAFTGNPRSTLAQAASFHIDCSVSKEACPLALAPTSSTTAALAMGDALAVALMKARGFEAEHFARFHPGGSLGRRLIARVEREMIALENLPIVSPATNALDTLRAMSAGKLGAAIVADENGSLLGVITDGDLRRVVERARDSFFTLSAQEMMTKNPKTVGLKTRLIDAEALMDKFSVHQLIVLDDQNRIVGLLPYRTGYKKPIM is encoded by the coding sequence ATGATTATTGAGAGCGCGAAAGAGGCGATCGCTATCGAGGCAAGAGAGATCGCGAGCCTCGCCGATCGCATAGACGGATCGTTCGAGGGCGCGGCAAAGGCGATCTTGGCGTGCAAAGGCAAGGTGATTGTCAGCGGTATGGGCAAATCGGGGCTGATAGGGCAGAAGATCGCCGCGACGCTTGCCAGCACGGGAACGCCTAGCTTTTTCATGCACCCCGCGGAAGCCTATCACGGCGATCTGGGAATGGTCGCGGCGGACGACGCGGTTTTGATTATCTCTTACTCCGGCGAGACGGACGAGGCGCTTAAAATCGTTCCGTTTTTGCAGGATCAACAGAATGTCATCGTCGCCTTTACGGGCAATCCGCGATCGACGCTGGCGCAGGCGGCGAGTTTTCATATAGACTGCTCCGTGTCAAAAGAGGCGTGTCCTTTGGCGCTTGCGCCGACTAGCTCCACGACCGCCGCGCTCGCGATGGGCGACGCGCTCGCCGTAGCGCTGATGAAGGCGCGCGGGTTCGAGGCGGAGCATTTCGCGCGCTTTCACCCCGGCGGATCGCTTGGACGCAGGCTGATAGCCAGAGTAGAGCGCGAGATGATCGCTTTGGAAAATCTGCCGATCGTCTCTCCCGCGACAAACGCGCTGGATACGCTTAGGGCGATGAGCGCGGGCAAACTTGGCGCGGCGATCGTCGCGGACGAAAACGGCTCGCTGCTAGGGGTGATCACCGACGGCGACCTAAGGCGCGTAGTGGAAAGAGCGCGCGATAGTTTTTTTACGCTCAGCGCCCAAGAGATGATGACGAAAAACCCCAAAACGGTCGGGCTAAAAACGCGGCTGATCGACGCGGAGGCGTTAATGGACAAGTTTAGCGTCCATCAACTAATCGTTCTCGACGATCAAAACAGAATCGTCGGTTTGCTACCCTATAGAACGGGCTATAAAAAGCCTATAATGTAA
- the kdsA gene encoding 3-deoxy-8-phosphooctulonate synthase, giving the protein MRHIRIPSPSGGVLFSNDLPLAMIAGPCVIESEEFALRTAEKLKAIFDEVKIPFIYKSSFDKANRSSVGSFRGVGMDEGLRILEKTRREIGVATLTDVHTIEQAKPVSEVVDMLQTPAFLCRQTDFIQAVAATKKPVNIKKGQFLSPWEMTNVLAKAVATGNSAIALCERGTSFGYNNLVVDMRSLAVMAQTNHPVIFDATHSVQLPGGAGTSSDGQRIFAPTLARAAVAAKVAGVFIETHPDPSVAPCDGPNMIPFSELPELLRRLKAIDEIAKKRI; this is encoded by the coding sequence ATGAGGCATATTCGCATTCCTTCGCCTAGCGGGGGGGTATTGTTTTCAAACGATCTGCCGCTCGCTATGATCGCGGGTCCGTGCGTGATAGAGAGCGAGGAGTTTGCTCTGCGAACGGCGGAAAAGCTCAAAGCGATCTTCGACGAGGTTAAAATCCCGTTTATTTACAAATCAAGTTTTGATAAAGCCAACCGAAGTTCGGTCGGCAGTTTTCGCGGCGTGGGAATGGACGAGGGGCTGAGGATTTTGGAGAAAACTCGCCGCGAGATAGGCGTGGCTACGCTAACCGACGTGCATACGATCGAACAGGCAAAGCCCGTAAGCGAGGTTGTGGATATGCTGCAAACCCCCGCGTTTTTGTGCCGTCAGACCGATTTTATTCAAGCCGTCGCGGCGACAAAAAAGCCCGTAAATATCAAAAAGGGGCAGTTTTTATCCCCGTGGGAGATGACGAACGTGCTTGCCAAAGCCGTCGCCACGGGCAACAGCGCGATCGCCTTATGCGAGCGCGGAACGAGTTTTGGCTACAACAATCTAGTGGTGGATATGCGCTCGTTGGCGGTGATGGCGCAGACCAATCATCCCGTTATATTTGACGCGACTCACTCCGTGCAGCTGCCGGGAGGCGCGGGAACTAGCAGCGACGGGCAGAGGATTTTCGCGCCGACGCTTGCGCGGGCGGCTGTGGCGGCGAAAGTGGCCGGCGTATTTATCGAAACCCACCCCGATCCCTCCGTAGCGCCGTGCGACGGACCCAATATGATCCCTTTTAGCGAGCTACCGGAGCTATTGCGGCGGCTTAAAGCTATCGACGAGATCGCCAAAAAACGTATATGA